Genomic segment of Scomber scombrus chromosome 18, fScoSco1.1, whole genome shotgun sequence:
CCAATCACCTGTCAAGTATTTTTTAGAATCATTGACGGTGTACAGTCAGTGGTTAGAATGCTGGCATCATGTTGCCTTTATGTACAGCCTCACATAGCTGGcatcttgttttttctcctttaatgcttttttttaacatttagatttatctAAATTTGTGAAGCAATTTACATCTGTGATTTTGAAAGTTGCCCTCATGTCTTGATATCTAAAATGGAAGAGAAACCAAATATAATCATACTTCCCAGAGTCTAAGTAGCAACATTTGTAGCCCATTGTACACtgataattatatattgtaTCTTTTTACATTGCTATGCAGGTGAGAGTGTCTTTAATAAGCAATTTAAAACCTGCCACATGTGACCACACTTTCTGTCTGCTCACAACACTGctgcaacactcaacacttgaCTTAAATTTGTCACAGTGAGtgatgcaaaatacatttttaaatcacttgGATCCAGGCCCACCAGCAGAAATTAATTCAAAGCTATTCCAGTCGAGTGATAATTTCCTCTGCTCATACTGTAGGCACAGCTATGTTCGGTGTtgtcctccttctgtccttctcctCCCTGGTGGTGCTGGTACCTCCTCCCAGTGCCCCTCCTGTAGCCTGCAGGCACTGCTGTGATGACATGGagccagcagagggcagtgCAGCTCAGCCTCCCACGGGATTGTTCAGCCATGTGCCAGAGGTCCGCACCTACATCAATATGACCATCCTCAAAGGTACCACATGTACAATAATGGGACATGTTAGGTTTCATGTCAATTAGCAGCGATTGCAGACCCCCAAATACTATATGTCCATCATTACACAGTTATATTCAACAGTTTCTCTTGGTTGATTCAGTTTATACACCAAACACGGCTTAAAAGGATAACTCCTAGTATTTCATGTTGCTTTGAAAACTGGCTGGTGGCTCAGTGGTTCAGTGTCTTTGAGTTTCTCTGCAGTTTACAGTCTGTGCACccaaaaatcccacatgtaacccTAAAATACTTCAACAGTATCAGAGGATGTATCATGTCTTTGGTGTCTTAGTGTTCGGCTGTTTTTAACCCTATGTTTTTTCATTCTGACGTCAGTAAGCTTACATATTATTTCTGATGTTAGTGTAATTATCACTCTGCACAGGTGATAAAGGAGAACGTGGTGATAGAGGGACACCAGGTAAAGCTGGACAGGAAGGTCCTCCAGGCTCCAGGGGTCCCATGGGCCCAAACGGCAGTAAGGGCGAGGCAGGTCTCTCAGGAGACCCCTGCAAAGTCCAGAATGCTGCCTTCTCTGTCGGCCGTCGTAAATCTATCCACAGCCTGGAGGCCTACCAAGTGCTGGTATTCGACACAGTTTTCGTCAATCTTGATGCCAGCTTCAACATGTTCCATGGGAAATTCTTCTGCCAAATCCCGGGAATCTACTTCTTCaatgtcaacattcacacatggaACTTCAAGGAGACGTACCTGCACATCATGCAGAACGACACAGAGCGGGCCATAGTGTACGCCCAACCCAGTGACCGCTCCATCATGCAGAGTCAGAGCCTAATGCTAATGCTTGAGCTGAACGACGAGGTGTGGGTCCGCCTGTACAAAAGGGAAAGGGAGAATGCGATTTACAGTGACGACGTAGATGTCTACATCACTTTCAATGGATACCTCATCAAAGCCAAAAGTGAGTGAAAATATGCTAGGGAATCAGATTGGTTGTATGGAAAGCACATACAGTGAACTGACAATGAGAAGGATACAATTCACATTGAAGTTGTTCTGTTCctccaaaaaaaacagaatatccAGCATCAAAATTGcagcaggaaaataaatattaccACAGTGAGAACATGTGAAGTTACATTAACAAATTGAAATGGAAAAGCATCCGAAATTTTAAAGtagattaattttctttttagctATTGCCTGTAGGCTATACCACAACTAAAAAAGGGCAATGTATGGTTTCatattatttcaacatttagGAAATAAACTTACTCTTTCTTTGCtaaagttagatgagaagattgatacctcTCTAATGTTTGTACAGTAGCTAAATATGTAGCTTCAGCCAGCagtcagttagcttagcttagcataaagactggaaatgaGGGTAAGTGTACACATGACAAATAAttggctatttaaaaaaaaaagttttactttTGGTTCTTGTACAgactaaacaaacaagataaaacatCTTTAGAAGCACTACATTGTGTTAGCTTAAGAGAGGGTCTGGCTATTCCTTTCACTCCGTTTCCatctatgctaagctaagctaaccagtgTGTAGATTTGGCTATTTAAGAACTGTGCACATGTGTTCTCTTCTCATCTACCTCAAAGCCAGAAAATTAAGtaaatttccaaaaatgtcaaatcattattttagctATAGAGCTACTGAGGTTCCCTTCTGAACTCCTTATATGAAAAACAGGTTAAACAATCATAGTTTTATAGAGATTCAGCCCATTTGAGAGAGGGCTaataatttgtattttcttgctgtaatgagaaaataatgatttatttaacaggATATGGTATGAACAAGCACACTTTATCACTGGTAATTTAGACTGTTACTGTTTGTGGTGCTAAAACATGGTGCTAACTGAAATTGgtgaaaattaaaatatgtctgtgtttgagtttgtcGAACTGCAGCTTCATCAGGAAGCATGATATTTTTCTCCCATTATAATGAATGGCCTGGATTGACTTTCAGATTGCATTGAGTGAATCATGTTTAGTATACTTGAATGTTTTGTGCTAAACATGTTGCCAGAAGGTGCTGATTATCTTCCCTCaccctcctttttttattgtaaatatgcaATGAAACATTAATGGAGATTAATGCTAACAGTGCTTTGTACATAAACTGGTTTCCCAAATGCAATATAAAGCAATAATAGCAAATCAAAAGTATAActgaatatattaataaaaatactgaattcAATACACTCAATTGTCTTTAATACAGTTCAGCCTTACCAAAGTGGATACAATCCAGCAAATTCAACGATGGCTCATGAATGAACAGATTAAACTCCAGGGACCAAACCCCAGAGGCATAGTCCTACATAGGACCTACATGGAGGAAGCTTGAgg
This window contains:
- the LOC133999631 gene encoding complement C1q tumor necrosis factor-related protein 1-like; this translates as MFGVVLLLSFSSLVVLVPPPSAPPVACRHCCDDMEPAEGSAAQPPTGLFSHVPEVRTYINMTILKGDKGERGDRGTPGKAGQEGPPGSRGPMGPNGSKGEAGLSGDPCKVQNAAFSVGRRKSIHSLEAYQVLVFDTVFVNLDASFNMFHGKFFCQIPGIYFFNVNIHTWNFKETYLHIMQNDTERAIVYAQPSDRSIMQSQSLMLMLELNDEVWVRLYKRERENAIYSDDVDVYITFNGYLIKAKSE